One genomic region from Evansella sp. LMS18 encodes:
- a CDS encoding CoxG family protein — translation MKLEYSYKFSESREEVWNFMQNEDVLRNSLPGCKSFEKDPEKDVYISEMGISIGPIKGIFYGEVKQLNQEKPAYYKLKVHGKGKPGEIDATADMFLEEEEDGTRVDCKADAQVTGVLASAGQRVMNGAAKLILGQFFKAVDQEMKKTAEKNA, via the coding sequence ATGAAACTGGAATACTCTTATAAATTCAGCGAATCGAGGGAAGAGGTATGGAATTTCATGCAGAACGAGGATGTATTAAGAAATTCCCTCCCAGGATGTAAAAGCTTTGAAAAAGACCCGGAGAAAGACGTCTATATTTCTGAAATGGGAATCAGCATCGGGCCAATAAAAGGGATATTTTACGGCGAGGTAAAACAGCTGAATCAGGAAAAGCCTGCATATTACAAGCTGAAGGTGCACGGAAAAGGCAAACCGGGGGAGATTGATGCTACCGCAGATATGTTCCTTGAAGAAGAAGAGGACGGAACAAGGGTAGACTGTAAGGCGGACGCTCAGGTAACCGGAGTACTCGCTTCTGCAGGACAGCGAGTAATGAATGGTGCGGCAAAACTGATACTCGGCCAGTTCTTTAAAGCTGTAGACCAGGAAATGAAGAAAACTGCGGAAAAAAATGCATAA
- a CDS encoding (2Fe-2S)-binding protein yields MEISMKVNGTEKKSHVEPRMLLVHYLRDELDLTGTHIGCDTSQCGACTVYVDGKSVKSCTTLAVQADGSEVTTVEGLGDMEKLHAIQRGFWEEHGLQCGYCTPGVMMAMAALLRENHDPSESEIREGMKGAICRCTGYQFIVKAVQHAARRLAEEKEEQRLVQSTGEGGVK; encoded by the coding sequence ATGGAGATTTCAATGAAGGTTAACGGTACTGAAAAGAAGTCACACGTTGAGCCGCGGATGCTTCTCGTACACTATTTGCGGGATGAACTGGATCTTACCGGAACACATATCGGCTGTGATACGAGCCAGTGCGGGGCTTGTACTGTGTATGTTGACGGAAAGTCTGTTAAATCGTGCACCACCCTTGCTGTGCAGGCTGACGGTTCTGAAGTAACTACTGTAGAAGGACTCGGTGATATGGAAAAACTTCATGCTATTCAGCGTGGCTTCTGGGAAGAGCATGGGCTCCAGTGCGGATATTGTACCCCGGGAGTAATGATGGCTATGGCTGCTTTACTCCGGGAAAATCATGATCCATCTGAAAGCGAGATAAGAGAAGGAATGAAAGGTGCTATCTGCCGTTGTACAGGATACCAGTTCATAGTAAAAGCAGTACAGCACGCAGCAAGGCGGCTGGCGGAAGAAAAAGAAGAGCAAAGGCTTGTCCAGTCTACTGGGGAAGGAGGGGTTAAATAA
- a CDS encoding xanthine dehydrogenase family protein molybdopterin-binding subunit, giving the protein MAKLHGARIKRQEDPRLITGNGNFTDDIKLPGMVHARVLRSPYAHAKILSIDVSEALEHPGVLAVYTGKDVNPEMQPVPTSWVVPGCNIKPKPRMPLAEEKVHYAGEGVAFVVAEDRYIAKDALEKIKVEYEELPAVTHQEEALKEGAPIVHEDVEGNLAFDWQPAELDDEVFEQAEVVVKQRFYEQRVVPNPMETRGAVAQYNSGGGEMTIWCTSQNPHIHRMVYSEVLGIPESKLRIVAPDVGGGFGAKIGVYTEEALAGYAAKNLKRPVKWIEERSEHFLATNHARDEVIEVELAGNKDGTLTALRVVNTANMGAYLSTMGAGVPTIDFGLMITGAYDIPKAAVRTFGVYTNTTPTDAYRGAGKPEATFQIERAIDLFAHKIGMDVLEIRKKNLVKKEAFPYTNAMGLNYDSGNYQLSLEKALEMANYEELREEQKRLAAEGRLMGIGFSTYVELCGLGPSKVAGAIGFQGGLWENSTVRVHPSGKVAVYTGASPHGQGVKTTFAQVVGEKFGIPIEDIEVYSGDTGSIAMGWGTYGSRTTAVGGGALAIAADRVVDKAKKIAAHELEASPDDIELKDGVFQVKGVPGRQRTFQQIAKSANMAWNLPEGMEPALEAQSFFDPENFVYPFGTHICVVEVDKDTGKVELTRYIAVDDVGRVINPTIVEGQVHGGLAQGIGQALWEGTVYSENGQLLSGTFMDYTMPQADFFPEFETACTETPSPVNPLGAKGVGETGTTASTPAVVNAVMDALKAYGIKDLEMPLTPEKVWSAMQNRRELV; this is encoded by the coding sequence ATGGCGAAACTTCATGGAGCCAGAATAAAAAGGCAGGAAGATCCCCGTCTGATTACTGGTAACGGTAATTTTACAGATGATATTAAACTTCCTGGAATGGTTCATGCCAGAGTGCTGAGAAGCCCATACGCCCACGCTAAAATACTCAGTATTGATGTTTCCGAGGCGCTTGAGCATCCGGGGGTGCTGGCTGTTTATACCGGGAAGGATGTTAACCCTGAAATGCAGCCTGTACCTACTTCCTGGGTAGTCCCTGGCTGTAATATTAAGCCAAAGCCTCGAATGCCTCTCGCTGAAGAAAAAGTGCATTATGCCGGTGAAGGAGTTGCCTTCGTTGTAGCAGAGGACCGCTACATAGCAAAAGATGCCCTGGAAAAAATTAAGGTGGAATATGAAGAACTCCCTGCTGTTACCCATCAGGAGGAGGCTTTGAAGGAGGGGGCTCCGATAGTTCATGAGGATGTGGAGGGGAACCTTGCTTTTGACTGGCAGCCTGCTGAACTGGATGACGAAGTCTTTGAGCAGGCGGAAGTAGTTGTCAAACAGCGTTTTTACGAGCAACGGGTAGTCCCTAATCCGATGGAAACGAGGGGGGCTGTCGCACAGTACAACAGCGGCGGGGGAGAGATGACTATCTGGTGTACCAGCCAGAATCCTCATATACATCGAATGGTTTATTCTGAAGTCTTAGGTATTCCGGAATCAAAGCTTCGTATAGTAGCTCCTGACGTTGGGGGAGGATTTGGCGCAAAAATCGGTGTATACACAGAAGAAGCATTGGCAGGATATGCTGCTAAAAATTTAAAGCGGCCAGTTAAATGGATTGAGGAAAGAAGCGAGCACTTCCTCGCTACCAACCATGCTCGTGATGAAGTTATCGAAGTAGAGCTGGCGGGTAACAAGGACGGAACTTTAACAGCTCTCCGTGTGGTTAACACTGCGAATATGGGAGCTTATTTATCTACGATGGGAGCAGGGGTGCCGACTATTGACTTTGGGTTAATGATAACTGGCGCTTACGACATACCTAAAGCTGCAGTAAGAACTTTCGGTGTTTATACAAATACAACACCTACAGACGCATACAGGGGAGCAGGCAAACCGGAAGCTACATTCCAGATTGAAAGAGCCATTGATCTGTTTGCTCATAAAATTGGAATGGACGTGCTGGAGATACGAAAAAAGAACCTAGTGAAAAAAGAAGCCTTCCCATACACAAACGCCATGGGACTTAACTATGACAGTGGAAACTACCAGCTCTCACTCGAAAAGGCTCTTGAAATGGCGAACTACGAAGAGCTTAGAGAAGAGCAAAAACGTCTGGCAGCAGAAGGAAGGTTAATGGGAATTGGATTTTCCACCTATGTGGAGCTTTGCGGTCTGGGACCTTCGAAAGTAGCCGGGGCAATTGGTTTCCAGGGTGGTCTGTGGGAAAACAGTACAGTCCGTGTCCATCCTTCAGGAAAAGTGGCAGTATATACAGGTGCTTCTCCACATGGGCAGGGGGTTAAAACAACCTTCGCGCAGGTAGTAGGAGAGAAATTCGGAATCCCAATTGAAGATATTGAAGTATATTCCGGTGATACAGGAAGCATTGCCATGGGATGGGGAACGTACGGATCAAGGACGACCGCGGTAGGAGGCGGCGCATTAGCTATCGCGGCAGACAGAGTAGTGGATAAAGCGAAAAAAATCGCAGCTCATGAACTTGAAGCTTCCCCGGATGATATAGAACTGAAGGACGGCGTGTTCCAGGTGAAGGGGGTCCCTGGAAGACAGCGGACATTCCAGCAAATAGCGAAATCAGCGAATATGGCCTGGAATCTCCCGGAAGGAATGGAACCAGCTCTGGAAGCGCAGTCTTTCTTTGATCCGGAGAATTTTGTCTATCCATTCGGCACCCATATTTGTGTTGTGGAAGTAGATAAAGATACCGGAAAAGTAGAATTAACGAGATACATTGCTGTTGATGATGTTGGGCGTGTAATCAATCCTACCATTGTGGAAGGACAGGTCCATGGCGGACTGGCGCAGGGAATTGGACAGGCACTGTGGGAAGGTACCGTCTACAGTGAAAATGGCCAGCTTTTATCCGGTACATTCATGGACTACACGATGCCGCAGGCAGATTTCTTCCCGGAATTTGAAACAGCCTGCACGGAAACCCCTTCTCCTGTTAACCCATTAGGTGCAAAAGGGGTTGGAGAAACTGGTACGACCGCATCTACTCCTGCTGTGGTGAATGCAGTAATGGATGCGTTAAAGGCATATGGGATCAAAGATTTAGAGATGCCGCTGACACCTGAAAAAGTTTGGTCGGCGATGCAGAACAGGAGGGAACTAGTATGA